The sequence ccactatgtgttaataatcacattaactatattagaatgaattcatacgcaataaattaaaatttattggtgataataaagtgtgatttatttttcttaattatacagtaaaaattgtacattttagattaagttatcagaataaatttttggaaatttctactggtatgaaagaaatttatgaatagtgatgtaataaaattacatatatagttttgaggtttaaataaatcatgtttttaccaatgaataaacatgcttaaatatgaaatcttattaaacaaaaattgcatgtgggctaaatttttaatttaataagattagatttagatgtagattatgatagatttacagaatttatgaaaaacttaaagtttaatatttctatctcaataaaaggtatgaaacacttaattatttataaatgtttcaaaattttatactttatgattaacttattaaattaaatctacataatatcttgtgggataaattaagagaattcaatttaacatattaattatgtaaatataataaaatccctgtagggtaggattattatattcacataattcatgtccattatgtgatcttgatccacttaatatatataattttatataattaaggatgctgtggctactcactaattatttaaaattatgtggttcactagacaccaaagtataaactgaagattaaaattttactaaatccaaaattgcctgtgggctaaattttaaatttaataaaattagatgaaccttatgatagatttaattaaacaattagtttaggaaaatgaaggtttattatctatcttaattaaatttgtgataacactattaaattaaatccccataactcactgtggggtaaattaagagaatttaatttaacatattatcctaattaattatacaaatataataaaatccatgtggggtaaaattattatacctatataattaattacaagttatgtccattaaggtgaattttaattaatatataattttatacaaataaggatgctgtggctactccctaattatataaaattatattttcactttgacattaggtattgggctctacctaaaagtaatttcgttattaacatagtagacaatcactgagattagtgctcttAGTGtagtcgtccgaagatcattaaaaaccgttctagatatgagcatttgtcccaagttcatgttttcttatgtcaaaccacaaaattacttacattttattcattttatgaagttttatgaataattttatgaagttttatgaaacttaatgtgctatataaaatattcaacctatcttaatgtttgaacatttctaaatatatctagcactataaaaggaatttatgtataacatttaaatcatacaaatcaaaattaattgtattaaaaataaattttccaaataaatacaaattaaaacaattattgtatgataataaattaaatgcttaattccatgatatgtaattaattatgcatttataaccatataatatcttaaatatttgtactaataattaatttttataaataaggtaaatatacaaattagtacaattaattatatgaaatgaattaaatgcaaaattaaagaatatacttaatggcagattatcaattaatttaatcaataaattacttaaatggtaaataaatataataattgcgcacttaattgtagaataattaaatattcacattcttaaaatatcacaattattgtaattacatgtaaaaataaagcatgtaattaatttaccaaattaaaaacttttcataataatttattactaaataacatataactatgaagatatatgttataagaatggaaagtttaaacaaatgtaatttaattgactaaataaataaaataaggaaataaaataaaattccaaaaataaattaaaataataaaatttcgaaattttcttaaatttttcttaattttccttttttttttttgaaaaatctgccctGAAAAACGACATAATAAattttccttaaacttctaaaaatcatgaaataaattccaaaatgatctaaatgaaaaaattagtaGATCTATATTGATTTCAAGCATCGAAAACATGCAAAATGTATACTTTAATTTCAAAAAGTGTTTTCGGGTCCGAATAGATTTTTCCAGTAaaattttcagattttaaagtattaaaattattttgatgcaCAAAATCGATCTATAATATCTTATGAATATAGTAATGCatatagaattcaaaataaatgccaaaactgaAAACGGAAAAAATACGGACCGAAGCATAAaactttcatgtatatatatactcgtatacaATATATACTGCATAAAATCATCATTAATGTATGGAAGAGAGTATTACATACAATTTTATgcaataaaaacatatataaaaaatatatatacgtatatatatacaacaatacttacgtatatatataatatatatgaacaaaattaaaatatgaatacatatatgtatatacgtagattgaattaaatgtatatatatgatcggaattatatgaatatgaatatgaatatatatatatatataaattaagaaccgatcatatacatatatatattatatatatgaagatgtatatgaatatgaatgtatatatatgtatatataaaaaattgagtatgaatatatatatgatgatcgggattatataatatgaaagtatatatatatataaaatatatattatattataaatgaagaaccccgtaaatgtatgtatatatatgaaactcaaaataaatcaaggcagagatatataattcgctctgataccaactgttagacatttattatgtataaactgaaatatatgtatgtgtatataaaatgCGGAATGAACGAATATATACACGATATAAtctaaggatcgaaatacctccagccattgattcttgagcttcaatcccaaaAGTtctgatctgcaaaggaaattgactaccatgggtaatcaggcttcctcgctctctcaactctctttagatggaatttgctgttatgaacagaatgagtgaagagctcggggaccgagaccttatatttataggtgagatactccatcagtatctgcgccatattaattgtcagaatattttgacaattaattcaggaaatcaaatcaggtaatgaatatagaaatctgaccatatatagaatattacataattgattttgtccgaattcaatgaatataaaatattcatttattagaaaatcaattatttatttatttctttaaatagaaatatatttccttaaataaaaatattcttatatctCATGCATAATTAAATACAGTTTTAAGTTTACAAATAATTATATTCTTTGCtttattatttcaattaatcaaattattttgaacatCTCATACTAAATGCTGAGTAAGAACTTTAAGGACATAAATAAGAGTAAAGTTGAAtttttattatcaccaaaataTATTGAAAACAAGAAACGATAAAGAGCTTACATTGAAATACATATACGAAtgtatatgatattattattgatattaaGATAATGAAATGGCAAAATTAAGAAAGGcgtgtaataaaaataagtatatttgcaataaaagtatttaaattattatatttatagtattaaaagtatataaattattatgtttgtaatatttaaatatctaaactattttattggcagcaaaaatatttaaattattacattgACAAACTTAAgtaccaaaaaataaattttgatacttaagttttacaaacataataattttgtatttttgttgcaaaatgaaaaataattttggtaCTTAAATTTTACCATATTGTAATAATTTTAGTATACTTTCGCCACTACAAAAATAAGTTAAATACAGATGAAAGTAAGTactataaatatgataaatatttaagtactaAAGAAAGCACTATCAACCTGTTTTAGGATGTGCATAAGGGCATTTGAGCATATAATGGTGATCTTTGTTAGATTCTAATTGACTATTCCATACTGCATGTGGGTCTTTAGTTGAGAACTTTGTCCAACTAGCAGTAGTATTTTCATACCTACTATGTGTAATACGTTTGAAGTTCTTCACATTTGTGTTTTTGGTAATGTCATTTGGGTTAACAATATCCACAGTGAATATGTCTCCATAAGGTCTAACAGAGTGGGGAACAATAGGCATAGAGATTGGATCAGCAGACACACCAGCAAGATCAGAAGTCACAACAATGCTCATACCATCAGGACTGAAAAATGGATGATTTACGTGCCCTTGAAAACCATACCCACTTCCAAATACTCTTGCCAACATCCAAGGATTATTTGCACTTACTAGATACACATTAAAAAATCCTGGGTCAAGACCATTGTCAGTTTTTGGTGCGTCAGGTGACTTGTTTCTAGATGAAGAGAACACTATCCAATCACCATTTGGTGACCAACTGCAATGTGTGTCGGTCCAATTTCCTCTTGTTAGCCTTCTTGTTGTTCCTCCTCCAAACTCACCACATTCTGCATTTTCCATTATGTATAAATTTTTGTGTCCCTCTTCTCCTCCATTTCTTGTAGATCGAAATACTATTTTTGTGCCTGTTACAATTTTCCAAATTCGTTACAAAAATTTACTTAAAATGttacatataaattttttataatgtgCTTTCGTTGTTAATTACACAGTATAGTTATTGTAATAGTATAAAAATCTTACCTTTAGTCATAATAaaacttgtgattaaaagtgaataagttgtgactaattataattaaattattatttttatgttgtgattaaaaagtcCGTGATTGattgtattagtcacaaaaattataatttattgtgactaaatgtgttttaaGTCACAAtaattattgtgactaaaattaaattagtaaaaacttgtatataaatactatatttttgtCACATATAACTTTTTGTTTAATCACATTTAGTTATAAAGaatttatattgtgactaaaaaattatcactaaagatatttttttttttagtgtaatatCAAATGATGTATTAATAATTGATTCTAAAAAAACAACACAcactataatataatatattttcattcaTATTAGGGAGCAACTATAGTAAGTGTGTCATTTTTTGtggtatttatatttttagtacTATTTGaagaatttataatttttttttattatattattgtcTACATATAGTTATAGTAAGTATCTACCTATATACTGTAGGATAATAAGATAGTTGATTgcatatgaagaaaaaaatatgtgtgtacaattaaatatttgaatccTACGTACTTTTGACACGATATATAAATTACTATACTGTACACAACATATATAAGTATTTGAGCTATAATTTATCTAAGTGTtaaaaagaacataaataaaatagtactcctattgtagaattttctcaaaataaattagataaaaaGAAGTTATTACCTTCTGGATTAGATGATGGAAAAGCATTATTAGTGCCACATGCAGTAAGTTGTTTGATAATTTGGTTATATTTTCCTACATGTTGCATGGCATAAATGGCTACGGCTGCTTTAGGGTTGAAAGGTTCTCCCATGCAGAAATACAATGCATCCTTTTCGGGATTTTGGTTCCAAACTGGTCCGAAAATGCTATTTGTTGTCTACATTAACAAAAAAACTTTATATAAAGATCGATGTTGTTAGTTATAGTTAGCCATAATAATGTAGCTTAAAGAGATTTTctgtaatttttctaaaatttcaagcATTATAAGGGATGtcgaaaaatatcattttctgCACTAGTCTATAACTTGTTTCGAATCATGcaatgatttttaattttatgaaaatttgtaaaaaaatcTTTAGTAACTATATCATATACCGTCACATGAAGAAAAAATAATGTTAAAACTTTTCATGCACCGAAAATGCCTATAGATATAATAATTACAAAACACCACTCTTATATTTAAGACAAATACATTAAATAGACAAAAATATGTCAACTGGACAAATGGAatcacaataattttttttgtcaaatcAATAAATATGTTAGTCTAAAGTatcattacatttttttaaatgaatattTGACACATTGATTATATATCGTGTAGTTAATTACGTACTTACCGTATAAATTTTACGCAATCCTTGTCTATCGGCTAACCACAGATTCTTGAAATCATTATCGACGAATGCAAGCTTGGAGCCATTTTGGGAAAATGTTGGAAACACTCCTGAAGTCCTAAACAATCCTATATCTGGATTTGGAGAATTCAACACCTtgaaattttcttcaattttaagATTTCCATCCTGTTATaaaagtaaattaattattagccCGCAATATATTAATGTGTAAACTAgggtttttaataaataattgaaaacccaattaattttgtatatcatttttgtttgatacatttaatcacactaaaataacatttattaaaTTACCAAAATTCTTATATAGggtattttgtttattaatttggTCACAgtactatttatttatctttttgttaTCCatctatgtcttatttatgtaTGGCTTGCAAATCATGATGAgtaatatttgaaatttaattagtaTTACCCTAAAAGATAAAAGAGTTACGTATTAGTTAAAAAACTCGCAATTTGTTGAATTACATGtcactataaatttttttacctttagtcacaacaaaacttgtgactaaaagtaaaaaaattgtgactaattataaatcaatattcttatgttgtgactaaaagatccGTGACTAAAGGTATTAGCcgcaaaaattataatttattgtgactaaatgtgtttttagttacaatatttgttttgactaaaactaaattagtgacaacttgtatctaaatattatattttagtccTAAGTAACTTTTTGTTACGATTAAAAAGTTATTACTAAAAGTagctattttttgtagtgtgtgtttttattcttaaaaaaaaaaagtgtttttagtcacaaaattGTTGTGTCTAAAACTAATTTAGTTACAATTTATACTTATAaatactaattttaaatttcaagtaCTTTTGGTTGTAACTAAAATCAatatttaatacaaaaaaatgggattatttcataaagacacaaaaatagcaaaaaaaaattacaaaaatacagtttcacagaattttaaacttttttacgattttttttattttatttatagaaaatacgacctttttatgttgtactcttgttaatttgttgttaattttttttttatctatatgctattttttattgttgttttgatgttattttcatgttacttttatgtagttttcataTTGTTTTTGTACGTGTTGTTTCTataaaaaaccgtaaaaatataaaaaaaaaaattcttttaaacagaaaaatgtcatttttttttacaaaatatggtgtcttatgtaattatcccaaaatatatatatatttttgtttgaagtAGTGTACCTTTAGAAAGTTAGTCTTAGAACGATGGTAACCAATGCGCTTTCCACCATCAATCACAAAAGGATTAAAGTGGTCAATCTCTGGTGCTATGTTCAGAGTGATTGGCATGGGTTGTCTTTTTTCAGTACAATCAAAAACTTCGATATGTCGATATGTTCCATGAATAGTTGCGACAACTACAGTGTTAGCATCAATGGCCGCTGGAGTCACTGCTTTTATGTTATGAGGGGTGACACGAATGCATACTGATTTGCTAATGTCAGCTCTGAATACAGCCCAGAATCCATCCTTTTTACTATGgaaaaatatgacattgtcaCTCCCCCAACTCGGCCAACCTCCATTGGTTATAACTAACTTGCGATCAGAAGGATTATCTACATTTATCACATAAATATCTGTCTTTAGATCTTCAATTAATTTCACCATCCCATCCACCTTTTTTCTGGAATGATGCCACTGCTATCATCTTTCCAGAGGGTGATACCGATGGACTTAAGTCAGCTTCTCCTGCTTACACCAtcaagagaaagaaaaataaataaaattaattagattttattgtTGTGATctgcaaaatatatatatatagggccctctggtttttttttttcaaataacaaaataaatcttgtattttctaaaatagtaaaaatatatacGACCCTAagctcaatttttaataattttttctaatataaccaacttgatgAGGACAACAAttcctaatacgaacagatGCAGAAAATAGTTTTGTCACCTGTCGATCaggttattattaagttttattttgaaaaaaaattcaattcatagtcctatttgtactattttaaaaaatataagatctATTTTGGCAAAACATATATAAgactcaaaataatatttattctattttattctACATATAGCACACAAATTAAcaatcacataaaaaaaattaagtttgcaTGAAATTTCACACTAaagctataaaaaaatatatggcaTTTCATGACTTTTTTAATTGGCATAAAATAAATCTTTTTGTGTCAATTAAAAAGTgtagtaaatatttttttaataataatttgattgcaaaataacaaaaattcttatataaataataaaattattaaagaaaGTAAGAGTAACCTAATGGGGTGAGTCGTTCAGTTTGAGCAGTCTTAAGATTAGTTTTGAAAACAACAGTCCATGGTTGACGACGTTTACCAGGATCATCCTTAGTAGAAACATAAATAAGATAATCACCCGCAACACAACCTCTATCTTCCATTCGAACACCATCAAATGTGTCATATACATCGGCGAAACAGAAGATTTTAACGTTGGGTGTCCTATCATTGAAGTGAAGAGCTATGTAAAGTTTTTCAAGATGATCGCGTTCAGAGACAAAAATCATGCCTGAAAGGCGACCTGAATCTACATCGGCGGCATTGGCTTCACGAGCCAATTTAGGGCGAGTGAGAATTTTCTTGAGAGCAGTTGATGGAATGGCTTGGCCATTGTAATTGTAGTGATTCATATCAGTCATTTGAAGCTCTGTTTGCCATGATGTCATAGGAAATGGGGATGAGTATATGTCCAGTGGCACTGGTGTTCGGTATGATGAGAAGAAACCGATGGTACCTCTCTTCTCTTTATCCgtatctatacatatatattatataaatatatgtggaaaaaaaataagagtaATTAATCAATGATCATGGAATGATTATTAACACACCatcaaattatataaataatactaTATATTGGTTGGATTCGTTTTGAGATGAAATCACATGCACTTTCACCACACACatcttaaattctaacatgaTATCGAAGCAattaaaagttatatatattgattatagattattgagtcatatataagaacatgaacTACACTCATcaccaattagttttgagatgaaaCCTCATGATTctcaatatggtatcagagtcaTATCCCTTGCGGGCAAGTGATCCTATCCGATCTGTACCTATACAAATAGTGACCATGTCCACTCTGATGGTTCAAGGTTGATGAGCAAAAAATAACTACCATCTTGAGGAGGAATATTGTGGACATTGTTCCACatggaataaatggtagagtattgagtcatatataagaacatggactACTTCACTCATcaccaattaattttaagatagAATCTCATAATTCTCAACATGAACCAACATGTACATATAAAATGatcatactatatatatatatgaataaaaacaacacaATTAATTGACATACATGAATGAATatacacacttttttttttgacaatgaTCATTTCATGGAAAATTATTAGATGCATATACATCAGGAAATTTcttcaaaacatatatataaatatatacatataaaaaaaaatgttaagggAATGAAATTAAATATATGGACTAAGCCTTACCTATAATTGTTGGATGTTTGGGCTGCCTGGAAAAATTATAAACTATGGGTTCTCTGTGTAGTCTTCTCCCTTCCATTTTCAGCTTAttaatttcttcttttttaGTGAAGAATTAATTAATGAACTAAGATTAATGTGTATAATTTGTTTGATGAAAAAAGTcactatttataataatatccaAACACAGATCAAAGGCTTAATTATTCAAGTCTCtttcttaaatataatttattaattaatatgatcCACAACTGAAGTACAGAAGTATAGTGTCAACtgtcatatataatatataataacaatattGTTTAGATTCcttaaattcgaaaataaaaataataaaaaatgccACTTGaccttattaattaattagctttATGTATACAAGGTTTATTAATTGCTACttgttcttgttttttttttttgaaggatcTACTTGTTCTTGTTAagtaattagaattaataataattatcattGACTAATATTTCCACCATGCAAATAGCCACGTGAAATTAAGTCTTtgctttaataataataataataattttcaatgaCTAATTAATCTCCACCCAAATAGCCATGTGAACAGAGGAATCATACCATGCATCTCTCAATATTACCTATTAATTATTACAGAAAAACTGAAATATGTATTAGTGTGTTAAATTATGGGATTAAGGATTAATGAGAGAATAAAGAATGATATTTGtatcttttttacttttttacttttgTTAAGGAATTGGAATGAAATATGTGGGTTTCACACTAATTAGAATTGGCAATCTCGTGAGGTTGTTCAGATTGCCAATCctattcattttaaaattataaaatgttatttttatcctttttaattataaaatatccaAATAACACTTAAAAACAAGCATTTTTGTAACTTAAAATAATCTACTCTGATTCCGATTCCTGCAAGTCAAGTAGAAAATTTATCCTGATTCCGATTCCTAGTTAATTCGATTCTTAGTCATTTGAGTTACTTGTTTGGTAGGAGAAATAGTAGGATGTAGAGAGAGTTTggagagtgttattcgtgttttcTCCTATTGCAACACATGGCCTCCGACCCATACATAAAGATAGAAGGGCCTATGTTCTATATCGTGGGCTCAAACAAGTAAGGACAGGTCCGAGACCAAGAGTCAATATATGGTCCTGTCCTGGGTCAGGAAAATCGAAAATCTACCAACTCTAGGATTTACCCTATTTTCGACTTATTCAATAACCACCCTTTCCCAAGTCGGGAAGGTTGAGGAGTAGACTAAGGAGAAGGTTTTTGCTAAAAGGTACGATAAGCCCAAGGATTGAAGCGATCACTACTCTAATACTGTTGTTTCCCCATGCACCAAAG is a genomic window of Cannabis sativa cultivar Pink pepper isolate KNU-18-1 chromosome 9, ASM2916894v1, whole genome shotgun sequence containing:
- the LOC115723962 gene encoding uncharacterized protein LOC115723962 — translated: MTSWQTELQMTDMNHYNYNGQAIPSTALKKILTRPKLAREANAADVDSGRLSGMIFVSERDHLEKLYIALHFNDRTPNVKIFCFADVYDTFDGVRMEDRGCVAGDYLIYVSTKDDPGKRRQPWTVVFKTNLKTAQTERLTPLDNPSDRKLVITNGGWPSWGSDNVIFFHSKKDGFWAVFRADISKSVCIRVTPHNIKAVTPAAIDANTVVVATIHGTYRHIEVFDCTEKRQPMPITLNIAPEIDHFNPFVIDGGKRIGYHRSKTNFLKDGNLKIEENFKVLNSPNPDIGLFRTSGVFPTFSQNGSKLAFVDNDFKNLWLADRQGLRKIYTTTNSIFGPVWNQNPEKDALYFCMGEPFNPKAAVAIYAMQHVGKYNQIIKQLTACGTNNAFPSSNPEGTKIVFRSTRNGGEEGHKNLYIMENAECGEFGGGTTRRLTRGNWTDTHCSWSPNGDWIVFSSSRNKSPDAPKTDNGLDPGFFNVYLVSANNPWMLARVFGSGYGFQGHVNHPFFSPDGMSIVVTSDLAGVSADPISMPIVPHSVRPYGDIFTVDIVNPNDITKNTNVKNFKRITHSRYENTTASWTKFSTKDPHAVWNSQLESNKDHHYMLKCPYAHPKTG